A single genomic interval of Rhizobium leguminosarum bv. trifolii WSM1325 harbors:
- a CDS encoding transport system permease protein (PFAM: transport system permease protein~KEGG: rec:RHECIAT_CH0002488 putative iron ABC transporter, permease protein) yields the protein MAEIAAISIEAEAGRERYRALARRKLLILAAMTAALCLSFAVDLAWGPARYNLSEVVAALLDPSSVSDQVRAVVWDIRMPVAVMAIVVGASLSVAGAQMQTILANPLASPFTLGISAAASFGAALAIVTSVPLLPVAAGLLVPVNAFIMALIATLFIHFVSQARGVSVQTVVLLGIGLVFTFNALLAFLQYLASEQALSAVVFWTMGSLTKATWPKIWVTLAVLLIALPLFARNAWALTAIRLGEDKAASFGVNVRRIRLETMLVVSLLAAIPVSFVGTIGFVGLVGPHISRMILGEDQRFFLPGSILSGALLLSLTSIVSKSIIPGVVFPIGIITALVGVPFFFSLILSNRSRSW from the coding sequence ATGGCCGAGATCGCCGCCATATCGATCGAAGCCGAAGCCGGGAGGGAGCGCTACCGCGCCCTCGCCCGGCGCAAGCTGCTGATCCTTGCCGCCATGACGGCTGCGCTTTGCCTGTCCTTTGCGGTCGATCTCGCCTGGGGCCCGGCCCGCTACAACCTCAGTGAGGTCGTCGCCGCCCTTCTCGACCCCTCCTCCGTTTCGGATCAAGTGCGGGCCGTCGTCTGGGACATCCGCATGCCGGTTGCCGTGATGGCGATCGTCGTCGGCGCGTCGCTTTCCGTCGCCGGCGCGCAAATGCAGACGATCCTCGCCAATCCGCTCGCCAGCCCCTTCACGCTCGGCATTTCAGCGGCGGCAAGCTTCGGCGCCGCCCTGGCGATCGTCACCAGCGTTCCGCTTCTGCCTGTAGCAGCCGGCCTGCTGGTGCCGGTCAATGCCTTCATCATGGCGTTGATCGCCACGCTCTTCATCCATTTCGTCTCGCAGGCCCGCGGCGTCTCGGTGCAGACGGTGGTGTTGCTCGGCATCGGGCTGGTCTTCACCTTCAATGCGTTGCTCGCCTTCCTGCAATATCTCGCCTCAGAACAGGCGCTGTCGGCTGTCGTCTTCTGGACGATGGGCAGCCTCACCAAGGCGACCTGGCCGAAGATCTGGGTAACGCTTGCCGTTCTGCTGATCGCCCTACCGCTCTTTGCCCGCAATGCCTGGGCGCTGACTGCCATCCGCCTCGGCGAAGACAAGGCCGCAAGCTTTGGCGTCAATGTCCGCCGCATCCGGCTGGAAACTATGCTTGTGGTCTCGTTGCTTGCCGCAATACCCGTCAGCTTCGTCGGCACGATCGGTTTCGTCGGCCTCGTCGGGCCGCATATATCACGCATGATCCTCGGCGAGGATCAGCGCTTCTTCCTGCCGGGCTCGATCCTGTCGGGCGCGCTGCTCTTGTCGCTGACCTCGATCGTCTCGAAGTCCATCATCCCGGGTGTCGTCTTCCCGATCGGTATCATCACCGCGCTGGTCGGGGTGCCCTTCTTCTTCTCGCTTATCCTCTCAAACAGGAGCCGGTCGTGGTAG
- a CDS encoding transcriptional regulator, DeoR family (PFAM: putative sugar-binding domain protein~KEGG: rec:RHECIAT_CH0002490 probable transcriptional regulator protein): protein MTRLNELRLISRVAQMYHLEGRRQAEIAQHLRLSQATVSRMLKRAEAEDIVRTSVTPPVGTYSELESALREKYDLPEAIVVECTEDRDGAIMARIGEAAAHLLEVTLAPGEIIGVSSWSQTISKMVENIHPLKSAQAKYVVQTLGGMGDPSVQTHATQLTTRLARLTGAEPKLLAVQGVTTSREAKFLMQADPYVRETMDLFGSITLAIVGIGAVEPSELLARSGNIFSSRELSDLAEAGAVGDISLRFFNKNGKPVKTPLDDRVIGLPLEDLERVDRVIALAGGSKKTDAIAGALRVGVIDMLVTDKFTAQRLIN from the coding sequence GTCGCCCAGATGTACCACTTGGAGGGACGGCGACAGGCGGAGATCGCACAGCACCTTCGTCTGTCGCAGGCGACGGTGTCGCGCATGCTCAAGCGTGCCGAGGCCGAAGATATTGTGCGAACCAGCGTGACCCCTCCCGTTGGCACCTACAGCGAGCTTGAGAGCGCACTTCGCGAGAAATATGATTTGCCGGAGGCGATCGTCGTTGAGTGTACGGAAGATCGGGACGGAGCCATCATGGCCCGTATCGGAGAGGCAGCGGCTCATCTCTTGGAGGTAACGCTAGCGCCAGGGGAGATCATCGGCGTTTCGAGTTGGAGCCAGACCATCTCCAAGATGGTCGAGAACATTCATCCCCTGAAGAGCGCTCAGGCGAAATACGTCGTCCAAACCCTTGGAGGCATGGGCGATCCTTCAGTGCAGACGCATGCGACGCAGCTTACCACGCGGCTTGCTCGGCTGACCGGCGCTGAGCCAAAACTGCTCGCTGTGCAGGGTGTTACGACGTCCAGAGAGGCAAAATTTCTTATGCAGGCCGATCCATACGTTCGGGAGACGATGGACTTGTTCGGCAGCATAACGCTTGCGATCGTCGGAATCGGGGCAGTCGAGCCGTCCGAACTTCTCGCACGGTCCGGCAACATCTTTTCGTCTCGCGAACTCTCTGATCTCGCGGAAGCGGGAGCCGTCGGCGATATCTCGCTTCGCTTCTTCAATAAAAACGGCAAGCCGGTCAAGACACCCCTGGACGACCGGGTCATAGGACTTCCCCTCGAGGATCTCGAACGGGTGGACCGGGTCATTGCTCTTGCCGGCGGGTCCAAAAAGACTGACGCTATTGCAGGCGCGCTCCGCGTGGGGGTCATCGACATGCTTGTTACGGACAAGTTTACCGCGCAGCGATTGATCAACTGA
- a CDS encoding periplasmic binding protein (PFAM: periplasmic binding protein~KEGG: rec:RHECIAT_CH0002487 putative iron ABC transporter, substrate-binding protein) gives MNFVKMLAVSAAAIAGLMPLSAWAQSFTVKDVAGREVTFDKPVERVILGEGRMLYAVAPIEKEDPFAKIVGWRNDLWTTDKDGFNAYVEKFPKGKDLPFLGNLTDGTLQTETVVNLHPDVLLLPIGNKAAADEVKLEDMLNGIGVKIVYIDFREHILANTEPSLKILGQIFGHEDRAEAVASFWKEQLARVTDKLKAANPPKPNVFMYRAAGLVECCGTFGPDNFGLMVDWAGGHNLGSDFLPGYTGSINAEQVVASNPDVIVVTGSNWSQTKNAKDFVNVGPNAAATFDDGRKALNTLMENPAFTGSRAVAGGNVHAIWHQFYTSPYQFVAVQQLAKWFHPNLFADLDPDATFKEFHEKFLPVAYQPGYWVDAKAGQ, from the coding sequence ATGAATTTCGTGAAAATGCTCGCAGTCTCCGCGGCTGCGATTGCCGGCCTGATGCCGCTTTCAGCGTGGGCGCAATCCTTCACCGTCAAGGATGTCGCTGGCCGCGAAGTGACCTTCGACAAGCCGGTCGAGCGTGTGATCCTTGGGGAAGGCCGCATGCTCTACGCGGTCGCGCCGATCGAGAAGGAAGATCCCTTCGCCAAGATCGTCGGCTGGCGCAACGATCTCTGGACCACCGACAAGGATGGCTTCAACGCCTATGTCGAGAAATTTCCGAAGGGCAAGGACCTGCCCTTCCTCGGCAACCTCACAGACGGCACGCTGCAGACCGAAACGGTCGTCAATCTTCATCCCGATGTGCTGCTGCTGCCGATCGGCAACAAGGCGGCTGCCGACGAGGTGAAGCTCGAGGACATGCTGAACGGCATCGGCGTAAAGATCGTCTATATCGATTTCCGCGAGCATATCCTCGCCAACACCGAGCCGAGCCTGAAGATCCTCGGCCAGATCTTCGGCCATGAAGATCGCGCCGAAGCCGTCGCCAGCTTCTGGAAAGAGCAGCTGGCCCGCGTGACCGACAAGCTCAAGGCCGCCAATCCGCCGAAGCCGAATGTCTTCATGTACCGCGCCGCCGGCTTGGTGGAGTGCTGCGGCACCTTCGGTCCTGACAATTTCGGCCTGATGGTCGATTGGGCCGGCGGCCACAATCTCGGCTCCGATTTCCTGCCTGGCTATACCGGCTCGATTAATGCCGAACAGGTTGTCGCCTCCAATCCTGACGTCATCGTCGTCACCGGCTCCAACTGGAGCCAGACCAAGAATGCCAAGGACTTTGTGAATGTCGGCCCGAATGCAGCAGCCACCTTCGACGACGGCCGCAAGGCGCTGAACACGCTGATGGAAAACCCTGCCTTCACCGGCTCCCGGGCGGTTGCCGGCGGCAATGTCCACGCGATCTGGCACCAGTTCTATACCAGCCCCTACCAGTTCGTCGCCGTGCAGCAGCTGGCCAAGTGGTTCCATCCGAACCTCTTTGCCGATCTCGATCCCGATGCCACCTTCAAGGAATTCCACGAAAAATTCCTGCCGGTCGCCTACCAGCCGGGTTACTGGGTCGACGCCAAGGCGGGTCAGTAA
- a CDS encoding ABC transporter related (PFAM: ABC transporter related~SMART: AAA ATPase~KEGG: rec:RHECIAT_CH0002489 putative iron ABC transporter, ATP-binding protein) gives MVALQLQSVGAYHGRKLFVEDVTTPVMTSGEVVAVIGPNAAGKSTLFKRITGLLKGPGQVVVEGSKATNAIGYMPQDTSANAVLTVYESILLARKQGQSWAVSDSDLRFIDEIMKALDISAIAFRDLGALSGGQRQLVSIAQALVREPEIMLMDEPTSALDLHRQVEVLDFMRRQARIKGMIVLIAIHDLNQALRFADKVLVIANGRMHACGTPRDVVTAEMLREIYRVEARVEKCSMEYHHVIVDGTAH, from the coding sequence GTGGTAGCGCTTCAGTTGCAATCGGTCGGCGCCTATCACGGCCGCAAGCTCTTCGTCGAAGACGTGACGACGCCAGTGATGACATCAGGCGAGGTCGTGGCAGTGATCGGCCCGAACGCTGCCGGCAAGTCGACCCTCTTCAAGCGCATCACCGGCCTCCTCAAAGGGCCGGGCCAGGTTGTCGTCGAAGGCTCAAAGGCGACAAACGCCATCGGCTACATGCCGCAGGATACCTCGGCCAACGCGGTGCTGACGGTCTACGAATCCATCCTGCTTGCCCGCAAGCAGGGCCAGTCCTGGGCCGTCAGCGACAGCGACCTGCGCTTCATCGACGAGATCATGAAGGCGCTCGATATATCAGCCATTGCCTTCCGCGATCTCGGCGCGCTCTCCGGCGGCCAGCGCCAGCTCGTCTCGATCGCCCAGGCGCTGGTCCGCGAACCCGAGATCATGCTGATGGACGAACCAACAAGCGCGCTCGACCTCCACCGTCAGGTCGAGGTTCTCGATTTCATGCGCCGCCAGGCCCGCATCAAGGGCATGATCGTGTTGATCGCCATCCACGACCTTAATCAGGCGCTGCGCTTCGCCGACAAGGTCCTCGTCATCGCCAACGGCCGCATGCACGCCTGCGGCACCCCAAGGGATGTCGTCACCGCTGAGATGCTACGGGAAATCTACAGGGTCGAGGCCCGGGTGGAGAAATGCTCTATGGAGTACCACCACGTGATCGTGGATGGGACGGCGCATTGA